The sequence CTTACAGGAACAATTTTGCCTTCCTGCTCCCAGTATATCATAGCTTCATATCTTTGATTGTGATTGACAGGAGATACAGATTGTTGAGAAGTATTAGGTTTGGCATTATTCACGCCTTGTTGATTACTATTATTTTGATTCTCATTACAACCGCCTAAAAAGAACAAACCAATTATAAGAATTAAAACTAAAAGTTTCCTCATTGATATATCTCCTTATAAGAATCATAAATTCCTTGTGCAATAGCCTGTGCTATTTTTTCTTGATATGCTGCATCATAGACTTGTGCAGCCACTGTAGGATTAGTAATAAAATCAGTTTCGATCAAAATCGATGGCATTGTAGTATATTTTATTACCCAAAATGGCCTTCTAATTGGTCTATCGGTATAAACAGGATTAACCTTCGAAATATCGTTAATCATTATACTTGCGTACCTATAACTCTGTGGAGTATAGTAATAAACCTGAGTCCCATGTATCGACGGATCAGCACAGGCATTAAAATGAATGCTCAAAAAAAGAGCTGCCCTATTTTCATTTGCTATATTCACCCTTGCTTGAAGCTCAGATTCATCAGCGTCAAAACCCGGCATATTTGGTTTACCCCATACATCTGTGTCAGTTTCTCTAGTCATTATAACCTTAAAACCCATTTTTTCAAGTATGGGCTTTAAATGTAAAGCAACTCCTAACGTTGCTACCTTTTCTTGAACACCATTTGCCACACATCCAGGATCAGATCCTCCATGACCCGGATCAATTACTATAATCTTTGAATTTTTAGCATTTAATGTACTGATAGAGCTACTCGTTACATTCAAATTTTCCTGAGAAGGCTGAGTT comes from Thermodesulfobium acidiphilum and encodes:
- a CDS encoding N-acetylmuramoyl-L-alanine amidase is translated as MRLRYFDIIFFLLCAMAFSYNIARAGELLTVQNVFFKSSQNNSAVVFVQIQGNPKFSYFRLEDGRIVLNIENSKIIRKGAIIPTSNTDVVSEIHFAQNTPDMVRVVVGSNVKAKYNITKIDGGILISVGSSTPLISLAKDITSELQNVVPYNYAPEKNQLAKTQPSQENLNVTSSSISTLNAKNSKIIVIDPGHGGSDPGCVANGVQEKVATLGVALHLKPILEKMGFKVIMTRETDTDVWGKPNMPGFDADESELQARVNIANENRAALFLSIHFNACADPSIHGTQVYYYTPQSYRYASIMINDISKVNPVYTDRPIRRPFWVIKYTTMPSILIETDFITNPTVAAQVYDAAYQEKIAQAIAQGIYDSYKEIYQ